The Benincasa hispida cultivar B227 chromosome 9, ASM972705v1, whole genome shotgun sequence genome has a segment encoding these proteins:
- the LOC120084996 gene encoding merozoite surface protein CMZ-8-like, whose product MPEVPGVINTKILRMLLKDSPHCPELPTKRPLIDLNAPQPPMPKKQHCNDKGKEIVQGSSPQKHTSLPLDPLPLVIRPPNEPFSPLPEQSTNLLLAPDSNPASPTTSTYHPSPPHFSLPTSPHVDDPHSLGAVPSAQPQTDADETSTTQPSTD is encoded by the coding sequence ATGCCAGAAGTGCCCGGTGTCATCAACACCAAAAtcctgagaatgcttctcaaggattcGCCACACTGCCCCGAGCTTCCAACGAAACGACCTCTCATTGATTTAAATGCGCCGCAACCGCCAATGCCAAAGAAGCAGCACTGCAATGACAAAGGGAAGGAAATTGTCCAAGGAAGTTCACCGCAGAAGCACACCAGTTTACCCTTGGACCCTTTGCCTTTAGTCATTCGCCCACCAAATGAACCCTTTTCCCCTCTTCCCGAACAATCCACCAATCTGCTCCTTGCCCCTGACTCCAACCCCGCATCTCCAACAACGTCCACCTACCATCCATCTCCACCCCACTTTTCACTGCCAACAtcgccgcatgttgatgacccacacagTTTGGGAGCAGTCCCTTCCGCTCAACCTCAAACCGATGCTGATGAAACATCAACAACGCAACCCTCTACCGATTAA